Proteins from one Pyrococcus kukulkanii genomic window:
- a CDS encoding AAA family ATPase → MKVHKKAEMILEEVKRAIVGKDDVLKLMLATILADGHVLIEDLPGLAKTLMAKSFARALGLDFKRVQFTPDLLPSDILGVNVFNQKTLEFEFRRGPIFTNVLLADEINRAPPKTQSALLEAMQEKQVTIEGKTYPLPRPFIVIATQNPIEQEGTYPLPEAQLDRFLVRLRIGYPSKEDEKEILRRRIERKKEEVDINPVVSAEEVIEMQREVEDVYVSEAIIEYITSIVWATREDKRDIEVGVSPRGSLALLKLSRAYAAIEGRDYVIPDDVKKVAIPALSHRIILKRELWYTRVSQESVIRKILERVPVPKFE, encoded by the coding sequence ATGAAAGTGCACAAGAAGGCCGAAATGATATTAGAGGAAGTTAAAAGGGCCATAGTTGGAAAAGATGATGTTCTTAAGTTAATGCTTGCAACAATACTTGCAGACGGCCACGTCCTAATAGAGGATCTCCCAGGACTCGCGAAGACATTAATGGCCAAGAGCTTTGCCAGAGCTTTAGGCTTAGATTTCAAAAGGGTTCAATTTACCCCCGATTTACTCCCAAGCGACATTCTTGGGGTTAACGTATTCAACCAAAAGACCCTCGAGTTCGAGTTTAGGAGGGGGCCAATATTCACTAATGTTCTTCTTGCGGATGAGATAAACAGGGCACCACCAAAGACGCAATCAGCCCTTCTAGAGGCGATGCAAGAAAAGCAGGTAACAATAGAGGGAAAAACGTACCCCCTGCCAAGGCCTTTCATAGTTATAGCAACCCAAAACCCAATAGAGCAGGAGGGAACGTACCCTCTGCCCGAGGCTCAATTAGATAGGTTCCTTGTGAGATTAAGGATTGGCTATCCTAGTAAGGAGGACGAAAAAGAAATACTAAGGAGGAGGATAGAAAGAAAGAAGGAAGAGGTAGACATAAATCCCGTCGTGAGTGCCGAGGAAGTTATTGAAATGCAACGTGAAGTAGAGGATGTTTACGTAAGTGAAGCCATAATAGAGTACATAACCTCCATAGTTTGGGCGACGAGGGAAGATAAAAGGGACATCGAAGTTGGAGTTTCTCCTCGAGGTAGCTTAGCCCTGCTAAAGCTTTCAAGGGCTTACGCAGCCATAGAGGGAAGGGATTACGTTATTCCAGATGACGTAAAGAAGGTAGCAATACCTGCACTAAGCCACAGGATTATACTAAAAAGGGAGCTCTGGTACACAAGGGTAAGTCAAGAGAGTGTAATTAGGAAGATCTTAGAGAGGGTTCCAGTACCTAAGTTTGAGTGA
- a CDS encoding MazG nucleotide pyrophosphohydrolase domain-containing protein, giving the protein MRISEFQEMIKEIYYHKDKKRGVERTFFWFVEEVGELAEALRKNDREALEEEFADVLAWLASLANLVGIDLEEAAKKKYPGVCPYCGKKPCECPEDLL; this is encoded by the coding sequence ATGAGGATTAGCGAGTTTCAAGAGATGATCAAGGAGATTTACTATCACAAGGATAAGAAGAGAGGGGTTGAGAGAACGTTCTTCTGGTTCGTTGAGGAGGTTGGGGAATTAGCTGAAGCATTAAGAAAGAACGATAGGGAGGCCTTGGAAGAGGAATTTGCCGATGTTTTGGCTTGGCTTGCGAGTTTAGCTAACCTAGTGGGAATAGATTTGGAGGAAGCTGCGAAGAAGAAGTATCCTGGGGTGTGTCCATATTGTGGGAAAAAGCCTTGCGAGTGTCCGGAGGATTTATTATAG
- a CDS encoding MFS transporter: MKRWGAVLLDTLLMTAGFGTLTFMSVARPDIIKHFGIPESAYELQHIAYVFGLFVAFIIGHTRLYEGSFKRSVGIAVSWAAIPQMLIPFVGNWNVVVFLRFIQGFVVGLVPLFSTQIARYFVAERPFAKGIILSGIFWGGVFGSISARYLLGYVSWSMGFIITGVIIYIVYVIWYFLVEDFEIRHPKAGEASVNIWKLPFTWVLGFTFFPALWVIFTIIGFSSSLGYKIGWTKEHVATLSTTLNVSKALWSIGFGYLGYQLSRKNTNPRGLFNAIVKVMIMAYAIAFAGLVVYSKAMLDGNYTLALASVTLVGALQGTGPAFWTSAPATYPQEVVPRANFALGLISNSANAIAPTITDILARHSETLALAELTLMPLVGIATLIVVSRMKLPVEECSSDKCVQ; the protein is encoded by the coding sequence ATGAAAAGATGGGGAGCAGTACTGTTGGACACTTTACTCATGACTGCGGGATTTGGGACGCTTACCTTTATGAGCGTGGCTAGACCTGACATAATTAAGCATTTTGGCATTCCAGAATCCGCTTACGAGTTGCAACACATAGCTTATGTCTTCGGTTTATTCGTCGCATTCATAATAGGACACACGAGACTTTATGAAGGTTCGTTCAAGAGGAGCGTCGGAATTGCGGTTTCATGGGCGGCTATACCTCAGATGCTGATTCCATTTGTCGGCAACTGGAACGTGGTTGTATTCTTAAGGTTCATTCAGGGATTTGTCGTTGGTTTGGTTCCATTATTTAGCACTCAGATAGCGAGATACTTTGTTGCAGAAAGACCATTTGCAAAGGGAATAATACTCTCCGGAATATTCTGGGGAGGAGTATTTGGGAGTATAAGTGCAAGATATTTACTTGGGTACGTTTCTTGGAGTATGGGATTTATAATTACTGGCGTGATAATATACATCGTCTACGTAATTTGGTACTTCCTTGTAGAGGACTTTGAGATAAGACATCCAAAAGCTGGAGAAGCCAGCGTGAACATTTGGAAATTGCCTTTTACTTGGGTCTTAGGGTTCACCTTTTTCCCCGCTCTCTGGGTTATATTCACGATAATCGGATTTTCAAGTAGCCTTGGATATAAAATAGGATGGACTAAGGAGCATGTGGCTACCCTTTCCACGACGTTAAATGTCTCCAAGGCTCTCTGGAGTATAGGATTTGGTTACCTTGGCTACCAACTCTCAAGGAAGAATACGAACCCAAGAGGGTTATTCAATGCAATTGTTAAGGTAATGATAATGGCCTATGCAATAGCCTTCGCCGGGCTTGTCGTGTACTCAAAGGCCATGCTTGATGGAAATTACACATTGGCCCTAGCAAGCGTCACCTTGGTAGGAGCCCTGCAGGGGACGGGTCCGGCATTTTGGACAAGCGCTCCTGCTACTTATCCACAAGAAGTTGTGCCCAGGGCTAACTTTGCCCTGGGGCTAATTTCAAACTCGGCCAATGCAATAGCTCCAACAATAACTGATATCCTAGCTAGACACAGTGAGACTTTGGCATTGGCTGAACTAACTTTAATGCCCCTGGTCGGTATAGCAACTCTCATAGTGGTTAGCAGGATGAAGCTACCCGTGGAGGAGTGCTCGTCTGATAAATGCGTACAATAA
- a CDS encoding DNA-3-methyladenine glycosylase family protein, which produces MIDLKKTTHEMIKNGTWKYEGGVFWQALPQGIVGYDGDFIVPENLSRRERKEVMEKIRFILGLDTDLDSFYSEISDSKFAFLIEEFYGLTIPGAPSLYQAIVEVIAQQQISFEFAQKAIYNLVRLVGRKIGDLYLFPEPQDILSLGDKIREAKLGYRANYILSVTREFIKGNLRLDLWELNEEEAIRYLTKFKGIGKWSAELFLMYGLRKNVYPAGDLGLRRGIAKIFGLRVKDVKEKDVREIIEPYGKWKSLLAFYILCYDRKTQGVRK; this is translated from the coding sequence ATGATCGATCTGAAGAAAACGACGCATGAGATGATAAAGAATGGGACGTGGAAGTACGAGGGAGGAGTGTTCTGGCAAGCTTTGCCTCAGGGCATAGTTGGTTACGATGGAGACTTCATAGTTCCCGAGAATCTCTCACGAAGAGAGAGGAAGGAGGTCATGGAAAAGATAAGGTTTATCCTTGGGCTTGATACAGATTTAGATTCCTTTTACTCCGAGATAAGCGACTCAAAGTTCGCGTTTTTGATTGAGGAATTTTATGGCTTGACGATTCCTGGGGCTCCAAGCTTGTATCAGGCGATCGTTGAGGTTATAGCCCAGCAGCAGATAAGCTTTGAGTTCGCGCAGAAGGCAATCTACAACCTGGTGAGGCTAGTTGGGAGGAAAATTGGTGATCTCTATTTATTTCCAGAACCCCAGGACATCCTTTCCTTGGGAGATAAAATCAGGGAGGCAAAGCTTGGTTACAGAGCTAACTACATCCTTTCCGTAACTCGGGAGTTCATTAAGGGAAATTTGAGGCTTGATCTATGGGAGTTGAATGAAGAGGAGGCAATAAGATACCTAACGAAGTTCAAGGGCATTGGAAAGTGGAGTGCGGAGCTGTTCCTAATGTACGGGCTTAGAAAGAACGTTTATCCGGCTGGAGATTTAGGTCTGAGAAGGGGAATAGCCAAGATATTTGGGCTGAGGGTGAAGGATGTGAAAGAGAAGGACGTTAGGGAGATTATAGAGCCCTATGGGAAGTGGAAGTCTCTTCTGGCGTTCTACATATTATGCTATGATAGAAAAACCCAGGGGGTGAGAAAATGA
- a CDS encoding acetyl ornithine aminotransferase family protein gives MEYPKIVVKPPGPKAKELIERERKVLSTGIGVKLFPLVPRRGFGPFIEDVDGNVFIDFLAGAAAASTGYAHPKLVRAVQEQVELIQHSMIGYTHNERAIRVAEKLAKISIIKNPKIIFGLSGSDAVDMAIKVSKFSTRRPWILAFIGAYHGQTFGATSIASFQVSQKRGYSPLMPQVFWLPYPNPYRNVWGINGYEEPDELVNRFLDYLENYVFAHVVPPDEVAALFAEPIQGDAGIVVPPENFFKKLKPILEEHGILLVMDEVQTGIGRTGKWWGSEWFEVEPDLMIFGKGVASGMGLSGVIGKEELMEMTSGSALLTPAANPVISAAAEATLEIIEEEKLLENTLKVGEFIMKRLREMQERYEIIGDVRGKGLMIGVEIVKEGGKPDPEMTGKICWRAFELGLILPSYGMFGNVIRITPPLVLTQEVAEKALEIIEQAIKDAMAGKVERKVVTWH, from the coding sequence ATGGAGTACCCTAAGATCGTGGTCAAACCCCCTGGGCCAAAGGCAAAGGAGCTTATTGAGAGAGAAAGGAAGGTGTTATCGACCGGAATTGGAGTCAAATTATTCCCCTTAGTTCCCAGGCGGGGATTTGGGCCATTTATAGAGGATGTCGATGGTAACGTATTCATAGACTTCTTGGCAGGAGCTGCTGCCGCGTCCACGGGATACGCTCATCCGAAGCTTGTGAGGGCAGTTCAGGAGCAAGTAGAGCTAATTCAACACTCGATGATAGGTTACACCCACAATGAAAGGGCAATAAGGGTTGCCGAAAAACTGGCAAAGATCTCGATAATAAAGAACCCCAAGATAATATTCGGGCTAAGCGGGAGCGATGCCGTGGATATGGCAATTAAAGTTTCGAAGTTTTCAACGAGGAGGCCATGGATACTGGCCTTCATAGGCGCATATCATGGGCAGACCTTTGGGGCAACCTCCATAGCGTCCTTCCAAGTCTCCCAGAAGAGGGGTTATTCTCCATTGATGCCCCAAGTGTTCTGGCTTCCCTACCCTAACCCCTACAGGAACGTGTGGGGAATTAACGGTTACGAGGAGCCCGATGAGCTTGTAAACAGGTTCCTTGACTACCTCGAAAACTATGTGTTCGCCCACGTTGTTCCTCCGGATGAAGTTGCTGCCCTCTTTGCTGAACCAATTCAGGGCGATGCGGGAATAGTTGTCCCGCCGGAGAACTTCTTCAAGAAGCTAAAGCCGATCCTTGAGGAGCATGGAATTCTTTTGGTCATGGATGAAGTTCAGACAGGAATAGGAAGGACTGGAAAGTGGTGGGGAAGTGAGTGGTTCGAGGTTGAGCCTGATTTAATGATCTTTGGCAAAGGCGTTGCAAGCGGAATGGGTCTAAGTGGGGTCATTGGAAAGGAAGAGCTAATGGAAATGACAAGCGGTTCCGCTCTGCTTACACCAGCCGCAAATCCGGTGATATCAGCAGCTGCTGAGGCCACTTTAGAAATAATAGAGGAGGAAAAACTGTTAGAGAATACCCTGAAGGTTGGAGAGTTTATAATGAAAAGACTAAGGGAGATGCAGGAGAGGTACGAGATAATAGGCGACGTCAGGGGAAAAGGACTAATGATAGGGGTGGAGATAGTTAAAGAAGGAGGTAAGCCAGACCCAGAAATGACAGGGAAGATCTGCTGGAGGGCATTCGAGCTTGGCCTAATCCTGCCAAGCTATGGAATGTTTGGGAACGTGATAAGAATAACCCCACCACTCGTCCTAACCCAGGAAGTTGCAGAGAAGGCCTTGGAGATAATTGAGCAGGCGATCAAGGATGCTATGGCTGGAAAAGTTGAGAGGAAAGTTGTAACATGGCACTAG
- a CDS encoding DUF58 domain-containing protein encodes MKPTGKAYGLLSVVWIIVISSYLFVRWEGIALTLPILTLFLFASLFYKPVLDVEVKREVSGTRVIEGSEVEITIKIKANSKINSLLVEDLVPDALKIVAGKSWGVFSFDGDEKEFSYRVKVPRGLHEFLGVRIVYTDPFGLFEEDKIIEVYDEIVGVPRLEEIITPYITKGTKVTVGPLPSPRLGEGLEFHAVREYYPGDPMKYINWKATAKSGRIMVNEYESERKVDVVVIVDATYKATKIFDHMMRVAASILLDALENGMSFGLLISEAVPIWVNVDYGKRHFFRCVDVLSMAKPDKNNLIFYQVDHLARTKIPPRAQIIFISPFLTQESEESLRLLYTFGYKVVAISPNPYSLWEAKGKEEELALKILDLKRKARLKRLKRYALVIDWNVKTPLKSAIMEVLKL; translated from the coding sequence ATGAAGCCCACGGGAAAGGCCTATGGACTACTTTCTGTTGTATGGATAATAGTGATTTCATCCTACTTGTTTGTTAGATGGGAAGGTATAGCTTTAACCCTTCCAATTCTCACGTTATTTCTCTTTGCATCCCTCTTTTACAAGCCGGTCTTAGATGTTGAAGTGAAGAGGGAAGTCTCAGGCACTCGGGTTATAGAGGGGAGCGAAGTTGAGATTACTATAAAGATCAAGGCAAACTCAAAGATAAATTCCCTCCTTGTCGAGGACTTAGTCCCAGATGCTCTCAAGATAGTAGCCGGCAAAAGCTGGGGCGTATTTTCTTTTGATGGGGATGAAAAAGAATTCTCGTATAGGGTGAAGGTTCCAAGAGGTCTTCATGAATTTTTAGGGGTAAGGATAGTGTACACTGATCCCTTCGGTCTTTTTGAAGAGGACAAAATAATAGAGGTCTACGATGAAATAGTAGGAGTTCCCAGGCTTGAGGAAATCATCACTCCGTACATAACCAAGGGGACTAAGGTTACCGTTGGCCCACTTCCATCTCCAAGACTTGGAGAGGGATTGGAATTTCACGCCGTAAGGGAATACTATCCTGGGGATCCGATGAAGTACATAAATTGGAAAGCAACCGCTAAGTCTGGCAGAATAATGGTTAATGAGTACGAAAGCGAGAGGAAGGTTGATGTTGTTGTTATAGTCGATGCCACATATAAAGCAACAAAAATATTTGACCACATGATGAGAGTAGCAGCTTCTATTCTTTTAGATGCCCTTGAAAATGGCATGAGTTTTGGTCTCCTGATATCTGAAGCGGTTCCAATATGGGTTAACGTTGACTACGGAAAAAGGCATTTCTTTAGGTGCGTAGATGTACTTAGCATGGCCAAACCTGACAAGAATAACTTAATCTTTTATCAAGTGGATCATTTAGCAAGGACAAAAATTCCTCCTAGAGCCCAGATAATCTTTATATCCCCTTTCTTAACCCAAGAAAGCGAGGAATCCCTTAGACTTCTTTACACATTTGGTTATAAGGTTGTAGCAATAAGTCCAAATCCCTATTCCTTATGGGAGGCAAAAGGAAAGGAGGAAGAACTCGCCCTCAAGATCCTAGACCTCAAGAGGAAAGCAAGGTTAAAACGACTAAAGAGGTACGCTCTAGTAATCGACTGGAATGTGAAAACCCCGTTAAAATCGGCGATAATGGAGGTGTTAAAATTATGA
- a CDS encoding DUF4129 domain-containing protein, protein MRKLELLFFILLLIGMGLIGSGVHSQWRTFSLEILVDILVVVYIFLGVLLLFLALSVRDKDLIRKSKEASIKFREILLLLTSSILVAFYFLLIAKLLPYLKSLRNLKEVSNVTMTNATVIPPSLLHQKYSSPILFYLPVLLLIFVFVLGLINTTSELREVRKKREVKKHLQEFDKKLEEKGLDLFSNPREAVIELYKKAVLWLEMLGIPYKESWTHWEHAEKVMYKRKAYVELAKLFEKAKYAPEKVTLEDAKRAYRLYMVIKGEE, encoded by the coding sequence ATGAGGAAGCTTGAGCTATTATTCTTTATCCTGCTATTAATTGGAATGGGGCTCATAGGTAGCGGGGTTCATAGCCAATGGAGAACATTTAGCCTTGAGATTCTAGTTGACATACTTGTGGTAGTTTACATTTTCCTGGGAGTCTTATTGCTCTTTTTGGCCTTATCTGTCAGGGATAAGGATCTAATTAGGAAAAGCAAGGAAGCTTCTATAAAATTTAGGGAGATACTCCTATTACTTACATCATCTATTCTTGTTGCCTTCTATTTTCTCTTAATTGCCAAATTATTGCCATATCTTAAGAGCTTAAGGAACTTAAAGGAAGTCAGTAATGTCACAATGACAAACGCTACTGTTATACCGCCGTCCCTCTTACACCAGAAATACTCCTCTCCAATATTATTTTACTTACCAGTCCTACTACTTATCTTTGTTTTCGTTTTAGGCCTAATTAATACGACTAGTGAACTGAGAGAAGTTAGGAAGAAAAGAGAGGTCAAAAAACACCTACAAGAGTTCGATAAAAAGCTTGAAGAGAAAGGGCTTGACTTATTTTCCAATCCCAGAGAGGCCGTCATAGAGCTCTATAAAAAGGCCGTTCTATGGCTTGAGATGCTTGGGATACCATACAAGGAAAGCTGGACCCATTGGGAGCATGCAGAGAAAGTGATGTATAAGAGGAAAGCCTATGTGGAATTAGCTAAGTTGTTTGAAAAAGCTAAATATGCTCCAGAGAAAGTTACATTAGAGGATGCAAAGAGAGCGTACAGGCTTTACATGGTGATTAAAGGTGAGGAGTAA
- a CDS encoding TMEM165/GDT1 family protein, producing the protein MKEIFQIFLAIFLAELGDKTQLATIAFASKYGWWKAFIGAISGLALVNLIGALIGEKIRDYLPLEVIHKFAGILFITFGILMIFGKL; encoded by the coding sequence ATGAAAGAGATCTTTCAGATTTTCTTGGCTATTTTTTTGGCCGAGCTTGGAGATAAAACTCAGCTCGCTACGATAGCTTTCGCATCGAAGTATGGGTGGTGGAAAGCTTTCATAGGAGCTATCTCGGGATTGGCTCTTGTTAACCTAATTGGGGCTCTAATTGGAGAGAAAATTAGGGATTATCTTCCCCTGGAGGTCATCCACAAATTCGCTGGAATTTTGTTCATAACCTTCGGCATCCTAATGATCTTTGGAAAACTGTGA
- a CDS encoding multiprotein bridging factor aMBF1 — protein sequence MAKAKPRYCELCGREIRGQGHVIRIEGAELLVCDECYRKYGRKPGTFSIMPRREPTRRISTPRPKPQVKRERPLITEDIVEDYAEKVMEAIRKSGLSYEELSHKVGLSVNVLRRIAHGEYTPTIEEARKLEKFFKIKLIEKVEADFEQRPLIPKDYEPTLGDIARIKIRKRKKK from the coding sequence ATGGCTAAGGCTAAGCCAAGGTACTGTGAGCTTTGTGGAAGGGAGATAAGGGGGCAGGGGCACGTTATAAGGATTGAAGGTGCCGAACTTTTGGTTTGTGATGAGTGCTACAGGAAGTACGGAAGGAAGCCTGGAACCTTTAGCATAATGCCAAGGAGGGAGCCAACGAGGAGAATCTCAACTCCAAGGCCCAAGCCCCAGGTGAAAAGGGAGAGGCCGTTGATAACCGAGGACATCGTTGAGGATTACGCTGAAAAGGTAATGGAGGCGATAAGGAAGAGCGGGCTGAGTTATGAAGAGCTCTCCCATAAAGTTGGTCTCTCGGTTAACGTACTAAGGAGAATAGCCCACGGGGAGTACACGCCAACAATTGAAGAGGCTAGGAAGCTTGAAAAGTTCTTCAAGATAAAGCTCATTGAAAAAGTCGAAGCCGACTTCGAACAAAGGCCTCTAATCCCCAAGGACTACGAGCCAACTCTAGGAGACATAGCTAGAATAAAAATTAGGAAGAGGAAGAAGAAGTAG
- a CDS encoding alanine/glycine:cation symporter family protein: protein MGGIMDFVNWLDGEVWGPPMIVLLVGTGLLLTTVLKGIQFRRLGWSIRYTLFQGRKKTGEGDITPFQALMATISGTVGIGNIAGVATAIHFGGPGALFWMWITALVGMTTRYSEGLLGVAFRGKLPDGTMIGGTFNFLERGFSEVKGTGTSRVIASIMTILFAIFIAKDGLGLTGGLKILAFIIAILFAALGLALLREDYLPTVGKILAVLFALFAAIAAFGIGNMTQANSVADAIESAFGVPDWVTGLALAVLTFVVVIGGIKRIGEVAEMLVPFMAIIYFLFAIGVWIKFAGQIPSAIATVFKDAFTGKAVAGGAIGQVIIWGVKRGLFSNEAGLGTATLAHAAARTDHPSRQAHVAMLGPFIDTLIICSLTGISIVVTGAYAKYPDLNGAPLTQAAFAEAFGQIGKIMVAIGIVLFAYSTILAWSFYGRQNVMYLAKWITQDPNKFANLYPKLHLIYNLLFVIFIYIGAVKPLEDVWNFSDMMNGLMAIPNLIGLIVLYPVIKHYTEDFISKNP from the coding sequence ATGGGCGGAATTATGGACTTCGTTAATTGGCTGGACGGCGAGGTTTGGGGACCGCCAATGATAGTCTTGCTGGTAGGTACTGGACTGCTATTGACAACAGTGCTCAAGGGAATACAGTTCAGAAGGTTAGGATGGTCAATTAGGTACACGCTCTTCCAGGGAAGAAAAAAGACAGGCGAGGGCGATATTACACCATTTCAGGCTTTAATGGCCACTATCTCAGGAACGGTAGGAATTGGTAACATAGCTGGAGTTGCGACTGCAATTCACTTCGGTGGTCCTGGGGCACTCTTCTGGATGTGGATCACCGCATTAGTGGGAATGACCACAAGGTACTCAGAAGGACTTTTGGGAGTTGCATTCAGAGGCAAACTACCAGATGGAACGATGATCGGAGGAACGTTCAACTTCCTTGAGAGGGGATTTTCAGAGGTCAAGGGGACTGGAACTAGTAGGGTTATAGCCTCAATAATGACGATATTATTTGCAATCTTTATCGCAAAAGATGGACTTGGTCTCACTGGAGGTCTCAAAATTCTAGCGTTTATCATAGCGATACTATTCGCAGCACTTGGCCTTGCACTGCTAAGGGAGGACTATCTACCCACAGTTGGTAAGATCTTGGCAGTGCTGTTTGCTCTGTTTGCAGCAATTGCTGCATTCGGTATTGGTAACATGACACAGGCAAATTCAGTCGCCGATGCCATTGAATCAGCATTCGGAGTTCCTGATTGGGTTACGGGATTAGCACTAGCGGTTCTAACCTTCGTAGTAGTTATCGGTGGTATCAAGAGAATCGGTGAAGTTGCCGAGATGCTAGTTCCATTCATGGCTATAATCTACTTCCTCTTCGCGATTGGAGTTTGGATTAAGTTTGCAGGCCAGATACCAAGTGCAATTGCAACCGTATTCAAGGACGCATTTACAGGGAAGGCAGTTGCTGGCGGTGCCATAGGGCAGGTTATAATCTGGGGTGTTAAGAGAGGTCTCTTCTCCAATGAGGCTGGTCTTGGAACGGCAACCCTCGCCCACGCTGCAGCTAGAACCGACCATCCCTCTAGGCAGGCTCACGTTGCTATGCTTGGCCCATTCATTGACACCCTGATAATATGTTCGCTCACGGGAATAAGCATAGTAGTCACCGGAGCTTACGCAAAGTACCCAGACCTAAACGGTGCACCCCTCACCCAGGCAGCTTTTGCTGAGGCGTTCGGACAGATAGGAAAGATAATGGTGGCAATAGGAATAGTGCTCTTCGCGTACTCGACGATCCTAGCGTGGTCATTCTACGGAAGGCAGAACGTCATGTACCTAGCCAAGTGGATCACCCAGGATCCAAACAAGTTCGCCAACCTCTATCCAAAGCTCCACCTCATCTACAACCTACTCTTCGTGATCTTCATCTACATCGGTGCCGTTAAGCCACTTGAGGACGTCTGGAACTTCTCAGATATGATGAACGGGCTAATGGCGATTCCAAATCTCATTGGACTAATAGTCCTGTACCCAGTAATCAAGCACTATACGGAGGACTTCATATCTAAGAACCCATAA